Below is a window of Salvelinus alpinus chromosome 5, SLU_Salpinus.1, whole genome shotgun sequence DNA.
GTTCCAGGCTTTTAGGCACTTTTAATCtgctgaaaataaaatattgagAATACAAGAGGCCATAGTGCACTTTGTGTTTTGGAATTTAGTTTTTTATTCAATTAAGATATACATTTGtctttttaaattattttctctTGTCCAAAACAAAAAAAGATGATTGACAgaaaatatacaaaaatataaaGAGAATGCCTCAATACCACATATACAACAGGAAAGTATTTTACAAGAACAAAATCAACCGTTAGCGAACACTAACTTTAATAATAAGAAAAACAACCAAAAACAGACCCCTAGATTTTCATCACCTCAAACGTACCAATAATGACTTCTCAGATACCTTCTGCACATCACATAAACCCACAACAATCTTTCCAGTGAAGTATCTTTCTGTGCAAGCCACTATAATACCTATGGTTCAAACCCTCAGTATTGTAAGTATTCAGAACATCTTAACCCTCAAGAAACCCTCCAAAAACCGCTGATAAAACTGCACAGCCTCTCTCCACTTTCTCTCCTTACTTTCTTCTGTCCATATtcttgagtgtacaaaacacacCTTTCTTTGTACATTTTCAACACCTACATTAACTacagttttcattttttttaaattgctcaATATATCAATTAAAAGTAGGGAATACACATTTTCAATGAAATAGagtagagatttttttttttacctgaggTAAGATATCTGAATTCATAATACACAGTTCAACATTTACCAGGTTCCATAATCCATATGTATATAAGACAGACAAAAAGAGGTTGTGAGCCAGATCAGGCAATTCTTAATAATCTATATTACATCTGTATTATTTTCCTACATCACCTGACAACAGTATATAAATCCAAGCCACCCATTTCCTTATCCAGTATATTACAACAGTGTGCTAGAGAGAGTAGCTGTTGGGATTTTTATGGTTGTGTTTACCAGTCTGCCAAACAATCAGGACATCAGAGGTTAGAGCTGTCTAAAAACAGACAGAAATGTTCCTCAGGTTTGCCCAGCTAGTCACAGTATTAACTGGTTAGCTCTGCTCTCCCTCCTCATTGGATCCAAGTTCGGCATTTCCAACTGGCATGTTGTAGTTATGGCAGCGACAAAGATCATCTCCTTCACCAGAGGCATTCTATAACAGAAACCttgactgtctgtctgcctgcctgctgttTAAGGTGCCTGCTAAGACTCTGTTTCTGACTGGTTGTAGAAAATGGTAAGAGAATGTGATATTTTCCTTTAAAAGACCTTTGTCTATCAGACAAAAAAGGTAGATTCTAGAGTTTATGTCATGGAGATGTGGTTTGGTGTCAAAGCAAGACAGCAGAGCCGCAGAGAGGAGTTCAACATCACTGGAGGTGAAAATGCTCATGACACCCTCAGGACATGTTGTGATGAGAAATATGCACAGTTGTGAAGTAGATCTAATGCAGGAGTCCTTTTTGACAGTTCGATGAGGTTGAGACAAAGACATGACTCACTACTAGGGTGAAACCTCCTTTGATACAAAATCTTTGGTTCAATCTTTCAAATGCTAAGTATTGCATTTCTGTTTCCCCCTCTTTTCAGAATACCCACATCATTTACACAAAGGCTGCTTTTCATGAGTCTGTGTGTATTCACACATTTTCCCTTTTGAGCATTCATGAATATGTCATTTCTATAATACATATTGACAGTCAACAAGATGTGTAACATACTACCATCAAGCCTTAATTAGTCATGTTCAACTATCAGAGGTGTGTCTGGAGATGAGACGAGGCTACAGACTGGCAGCGCTTAACTCAATCAGACAAATAATGAACCATGAAGTACAGCTCTTTAAAGGCCTATGTGATTCGCTGTACTTCCCCTACAGTACCCCTAATATATTATGcaatatgactgtgtgtgtgtgtgtgtccattccaTAACAGTAGGATTAGCCAGGCAGGGATCAGGTTTAGAGGTCCTCTGTATATATGATGCAAGGGCTGCTGTCCTCACTGGACTCCAGCTGGACGGTGGAGACAAACCAGCGGCGGGAGCCAGTAGCGTTGTAGTTGAGCGTGGTGCGGTAAGTGTTCTTGGCGTGTTTGGGGTACACAATGGTGGTGCTCTGGTAGTGCAGGGGCCTCTGGCGCGGCTCTAGGTATACCTGTGACTTGTAACTCCTCCAGGTGCAGTTCTGCATGGCAACAACCGTCTCGCTGTAGGACGTCACCGTTGGAACAGGAGCGCAGTACACCTGGTCCCGGTAGTGCTTGTCTGAGTCGTACTTCACCTCAGAGTTACACCTGGGGAGTAGAACGAAAGACATTGGATTAAGTATTGAAGTACCGAAGTACTTTGAAGGGCAAACATGAAGTAACAGATTAAGCAGTAATTGGTATAGAAGCTGATCACTAGATGGCACTATTAAGTAGGGCTGACACAATTACTGTGTAACAgacggttatggatgaagactaTCATTATTTTTGGGGGGAGGAGCGATCAACTGACTAAAGACCAGAAGGCCGGGCATTCGTGTGGCAATTTGACTTGTAAACTCATAGGTACACTTGCAAtcgctgcctggtattgtgatgttaactgatgtggctcatgcaatggaatgtttttttgtaatgtcagttgagatGAATCAACAAATTTGGGTACACTTCCTTCTTTTACTTCCTACTTTCAATGgtcgccagtccacccattatgccatcattgacttaaATGGAGACActtgttctattcattctatttctatggcagcacatgcagtcaggagcgaaggataaaatgtactgtatgtcaaaatgtatatacacagtaccagtcaaaagtttggacacacctaatcattcaagggtttttctttatttttactgttttctacattctagaataatagtgaagacatcaaaactatgaaataacacatatgtaattatgtagtaaccaaaagtaactacctcatgaagctggttgagagaatgccaagagtgtgcaaagctgtcatcaaggcaaagggtggctactttgaagaatataaatatattttgagttgtttaacacttttttggttacaatatgattccatatgtgttattttatagttttgatatcttcactattattctagaatgtggataatagtaaaaataaagaaaacccttaaatgagtaggtgtgtccaaacttttgactggtactgtatatagatattatttttaagaaatgCTATTTGAACGGTTATTACGGTGAACAtggtcatttggctggccaattaccatcatccaaaattccatgactgtCACAGCCCTACTATTAATAGCAACCCATTCTGTATGTAGTTTGGTGAAGGGTCACTCACTTGATCTCTGTTTCAGGTTTTGGGTTGACCTCGATGCTCTCCCCAAAGAACACAGGGTACATGCGTGCCCTCGGGTCCGTCCCCGTTGAGTTCAGGAGAAGGTAGGGCAGCTAGGGGAGGATAGAGGTATGAGGTTAGGCAGGCCATTCATATAAATCCATCACTTTATCCCGTTAATGTATAAAAACGAACATACTGGTGGTGAAGGGAAGTGAGCTGGCAAGTGAGGGAAGTGAGCTGGCAGAATCGATTCTCAGGCAAGAGTAGGTGTCATCACAGACTGTCCTGCGAGATCACACTACTAGTGCTCTCTACCTAATACAGAGAACAGTTTCTTTGGCTGGCAAAGATGCAGGCTCTGAATCCACCTATAACAGGACAGGAACTCACAAGAGGAGTCCTGTGTTATCTCCCACAGCATTCACACAATACAGCTACAATAGATGAACACAGCCTGTCTAGAAAGAGGAAATGGGGATGTATGTCTACACAACAAGTAGCAAACAGAACACCACTACTTTTTTCATTCACATAATTACATAGTGGGACAAGGCCATATGAATTGTTACAGTAGCTGTCAATCTCTTTTAACTGAGCCCCCAAGCAGCCTAGTGGTATGCTTCTGAAAGAACTGAAAAAGCCAGCCAGCATGTCTGCCTGTTGTGTAGCTGAGGGGGCTAGTTGAGAGTGACCCTCCACCTCTTTGTGTCCTGAACCTGGGCAACGTCACTgctccacctgctcaagccattAGAACCGCTCTGCTGCCTCCACTAAATCAACCCCACAGAGAGCCACCAGTCCAGACACCCAGCCCAGCCAAGAGCAGACAAGGCTgaccaggacaggagagaggctactgtctgtctgtctatctgtctgcactACACAACAAACCCTGTCCCAGAGAGATCACATACATCCTTCGGTTAatttgatttcaattgactgtaAATGAATGAAGCCTTGTAGTCAGTGTTGTCAACCTTATGGTACGTACTGTATGCATCTCATCAGAGTatgtagcctagtggctagagcggcaggtagcctagtggttagagtgttgggccagtaactgaaaggctgctggatcgaatccctgagctaacaaggtaaaaatctgtcgttctgcctcccAGTAggtcttcattgtaaataagaattggaacttaactgacttgcctagttaaataaaggtttaaaaaaatatatcacgTACGGCTGAGTCTGACAAACGGGTTAGACCATGTCATCAGAGAGTGAAATACTGTCTAGTCTGAACCAGACTTGGTTTACCTGTTACACCCAGCATTCTGACTGAGAAAGACCCTATGAGAAGGCCTCTGcatagggactctgctgtcctgtcccaccgtCCCTCTAGAGACCAATAAAGTCATAGGCACAAACCCCTACACTGTAGCTACTGCTTCTGGAACCAATTAGCAAATTCTAAATCCTTTGCCAAGTCTATACAGTGCTGCTGTCTTAGCCCAGAGGCACGCACGGATGACATCTAGTCATAATGCCATCCAgacaatatgttttattgtgagtCCAAGACGTCCAactaacactttttttttgtaaTTACAGGATCTCTCCAAACACAAACTTCCTGGATCAGCTATATCATTCTGTTCCCaccagctctctttctctccctctctttctctccctctctttctctctctgtcattacAAAGTGTAGATCGAGGAAAGTTGTCACATGTTAAGGTTTGGCTGCACATGTCTCTCCAAAC
It encodes the following:
- the rflna gene encoding refilin-A, encoding MVGHLHLQAMDDSLKGKNREGLLDSPDSGLPPSPSPPFYSLSPGLLESRSGSCTTLVENHGYYKKESKEGKLLPYLLLNSTGTDPRARMYPVFFGESIEVNPKPETEIKCNSEVKYDSDKHYRDQVYCAPVPTVTSYSETVVAMQNCTWRSYKSQVYLEPRQRPLHYQSTTIVYPKHAKNTYRTTLNYNATGSRRWFVSTVQLESSEDSSPCIIYTEDL